A single genomic interval of Hydrogenispora ethanolica harbors:
- a CDS encoding helix-turn-helix domain-containing protein, producing the protein MELGPKIKALREQSGMSMNALARLSGVAQSSLSGIESGKQYPTFDNLERIIKALGLTLSDFFSEEKPDYSPEIQKLLVSVQTLPPAYIDKVTDFALLMHSMLDLPQLEKDLKQSE; encoded by the coding sequence ATGGAATTAGGTCCAAAAATTAAAGCCTTGCGCGAACAATCCGGGATGAGCATGAATGCGTTGGCGCGTCTTTCCGGGGTGGCTCAATCTAGCTTGAGCGGCATCGAATCTGGAAAACAATATCCTACGTTTGATAATTTGGAGCGAATCATTAAAGCGCTTGGCTTGACACTTTCAGATTTTTTCTCCGAAGAAAAGCCCGATTATTCTCCAGAAATCCAAAAGCTCTTAGTGTCCGTCCAAACTTTACCCCCTGCATATATTGACAAAGTAACCGATTTTGCCTTGCTAATGCACTCTATGCTTGATTTGCCACAACTGGAAAAAGATTTAAAGCAATCAGAGTGA
- a CDS encoding helix-turn-helix domain-containing protein, with protein sequence MRELLAKRVQTLRVQKRWSQMNLAKAAGVPQSTISDIESAKRIPRGDSLSKIALSLGTTTSYLLGEIEKAS encoded by the coding sequence ATGAGAGAATTGTTAGCAAAGCGAGTTCAAACGCTTAGGGTTCAAAAAAGGTGGTCGCAAATGAATTTGGCCAAAGCTGCCGGAGTTCCTCAATCTACAATCAGCGATATTGAGTCTGCAAAACGCATCCCGCGCGGCGATAGTCTTTCAAAAATCGCATTATCTTTAGGGACAACCACTTCTTATCTGCTGGGGGAAATCGAAAAAGCAAGTTAG
- a CDS encoding helix-turn-helix domain-containing protein — MTSEERLKAFASYIKALRNDRKLTIHQVEAYSGVSNSYLSLLENAKRGIPSPEILRKLAPVYKVPYEELMIKAGYAHKGFFEIDEDGLAHLNLGEFLPPDVLELARNLRGLPLNTLELAQKINQLTPDQQKIIEAMVEQLLDKENERK; from the coding sequence TTGACTAGTGAAGAGCGATTGAAGGCATTTGCATCATATATAAAGGCTTTACGTAATGACAGAAAACTTACCATACATCAAGTAGAAGCATATTCTGGCGTTTCTAACTCTTATTTATCATTGCTCGAAAATGCCAAACGCGGAATCCCTTCTCCTGAGATACTTCGAAAGTTAGCACCGGTTTATAAAGTGCCATACGAAGAATTAATGATCAAAGCTGGCTATGCTCACAAAGGTTTTTTTGAAATTGACGAGGACGGTTTGGCGCATCTCAATCTCGGAGAATTTTTGCCTCCCGATGTACTTGAATTAGCCCGGAATTTAAGGGGATTACCTCTTAATACATTGGAATTGGCTCAAAAAATAAATCAGCTTACTCCCGATCAACAAAAAATAATCGAAGCGATGGTCGAACAGCTTTTAGATAAGGAAAATGAGCGGAAATAA
- a CDS encoding type I restriction endonuclease, which yields MDFIDQIRQFSAKIQEIKDQVQTEEATKHSLILPFIQMLGYNVFDPGEVIPEFTADVGVKKGERVDYAIFVNGKPSILIEAKPIDDPLINHSSQLYRYFSVTEAKFAILTNGITYKFYSDIQEPNKMDDSPFLEFNLFDVKESTVAELKKFKKEAYNTDELFSAAITLKYTNKIKALFDQEIKEPSEELIRFFLKEIYSGKVTQNVIEKFKPIVKRALGQYINEVISEKIKTAIETSIQTEEAAPAIEATPEVEKEKSILTTTLELEAFFLIKSICRDAVDTKRITYKDTLSYFNVLFDNNTWKWVCRLYLNGTKKYMILPTDEKETKLSINQVDDIFNYRDDILNVLNKYLESK from the coding sequence ATGGACTTTATTGATCAAATTAGACAATTTTCCGCCAAGATTCAAGAAATCAAAGATCAAGTTCAAACTGAAGAAGCTACCAAACATTCTCTTATCCTGCCTTTTATTCAAATGCTCGGCTATAATGTTTTCGATCCAGGCGAAGTAATCCCCGAATTCACTGCAGATGTTGGTGTTAAAAAGGGCGAAAGAGTCGATTATGCTATATTTGTTAATGGCAAGCCATCAATCCTTATCGAAGCAAAACCAATTGACGATCCATTAATAAACCATAGTTCTCAATTGTACAGATACTTTTCTGTAACGGAAGCTAAATTCGCTATTCTGACGAATGGAATCACCTATAAGTTTTATTCCGATATTCAAGAACCCAATAAAATGGACGACTCCCCCTTTCTTGAATTCAATTTATTTGATGTTAAAGAATCGACAGTGGCTGAACTAAAAAAATTCAAAAAAGAAGCTTACAATACTGATGAACTCTTTTCGGCAGCCATCACATTGAAATATACCAACAAAATCAAGGCATTATTTGACCAAGAAATTAAAGAACCCTCCGAAGAACTAATTCGTTTTTTTCTCAAAGAGATATACTCTGGGAAAGTTACGCAGAATGTGATCGAAAAATTCAAGCCCATAGTTAAACGCGCTCTAGGCCAATATATTAACGAAGTTATAAGCGAAAAAATCAAGACAGCTATTGAAACTTCCATTCAAACTGAGGAAGCGGCGCCGGCTATCGAAGCGACTCCAGAAGTTGAAAAAGAAAAGTCAATATTGACGACAACACTTGAGTTAGAGGCATTCTTTTTAATCAAGTCGATTTGCCGCGATGCGGTTGATACAAAACGAATTACTTATAAGGATACTCTCTCTTACTTTAACGTTCTCTTTGATAATAACACTTGGAAATGGGTTTGTCGCTTATATTTAAACGGAACGAAGAAATACATGATTCTTCCGACAGATGAAAAGGAAACCAAACTGTCTATCAACCAAGTGGATGACATTTTCAATTATAGAGATGATATTCTCAATGTATTGAATAAATATCTAGAGTCAAAATAG
- a CDS encoding type II toxin-antitoxin system Phd/YefM family antitoxin produces MPQIIPIRDLKNTSEISQMCHESNEPIFITKNGYGDMVIMSMKMYEEKMFMLDVYSKLNAAEEQLAEGKVLDGDASLKSVREKYNV; encoded by the coding sequence ATGCCTCAGATCATTCCAATCCGAGATTTGAAAAATACAAGTGAGATTTCTCAAATGTGTCATGAGTCCAATGAACCGATTTTTATAACCAAAAACGGTTATGGCGATATGGTTATCATGAGTATGAAAATGTATGAAGAAAAGATGTTCATGCTTGATGTATATAGCAAACTTAATGCAGCCGAGGAACAACTGGCGGAAGGGAAAGTGCTTGACGGGGACGCTTCTTTAAAAAGCGTAAGAGAGAAATATAATGTATGA
- a CDS encoding tyrosine-type recombinase/integrase, which yields MAVAEKNGNWYIVQSQPVIIDGKKQYKNKWIPISAKTKGEAEDKERDFKKKRSQGIEIDPNLTVYQLSEMWMEQHVKSPVNPLAKGTAKFYRDKLDTHIIPVIGAKKIRKLTIDDLDEVLNTCAKKDAKDTTLRGVYATMSAMFNWAQSKKKIDKDDNLMEYVDRPVVAEREYTLLQKEDIPKFLQAVITPHKFETKYAQDQRYMYLTMFLMELTTALRIDELCGIREEDIDFKNKVLYVRQQITSAGSNPTFDPVKDRRNKRPDKIPLTGFIIEAIKSELKAKEEKKVEAEKKGLIWKEYGLIFTNQTGGPVDSKNLNTRTFKAALKKAGLPMMKFHNLRHSVLTILAESNEDPNAICDMARHADINFMKRTYIHKNVEAQRGAAEKLEELVANSSPVKSLSKRKTENKI from the coding sequence ATGGCAGTCGCAGAAAAAAACGGCAATTGGTATATTGTGCAAAGCCAGCCAGTTATAATCGATGGCAAGAAGCAATATAAAAATAAATGGATACCCATTTCGGCGAAAACTAAGGGAGAAGCCGAAGATAAAGAACGCGATTTTAAAAAGAAACGTTCACAAGGAATTGAAATCGATCCTAATCTCACTGTCTATCAGTTATCTGAAATGTGGATGGAACAGCATGTTAAATCCCCCGTCAATCCGTTGGCGAAGGGAACAGCAAAGTTCTATCGCGACAAGCTTGATACCCATATCATTCCGGTTATTGGTGCCAAGAAAATCCGCAAATTAACCATTGATGACCTTGATGAGGTGTTAAATACTTGTGCCAAAAAAGATGCGAAAGACACCACACTTAGGGGTGTCTACGCGACAATGAGCGCAATGTTTAATTGGGCGCAATCAAAGAAAAAAATCGATAAAGATGATAATCTCATGGAATATGTAGATCGCCCCGTTGTGGCCGAACGAGAGTATACCTTGCTTCAAAAAGAAGACATCCCTAAATTTTTACAAGCTGTCATCACTCCGCATAAATTTGAAACTAAATATGCCCAGGACCAACGATATATGTACTTAACCATGTTTCTGATGGAACTGACAACCGCCCTTCGAATCGATGAACTCTGCGGAATTCGTGAAGAAGATATTGACTTTAAAAATAAAGTTCTATATGTTCGGCAGCAAATAACCTCAGCTGGTTCAAACCCGACTTTCGATCCAGTCAAGGATCGAAGGAACAAAAGACCTGATAAAATTCCTCTAACTGGCTTCATAATCGAAGCAATTAAGTCTGAACTCAAAGCCAAAGAAGAAAAAAAGGTCGAGGCCGAGAAAAAAGGGCTTATTTGGAAGGAATATGGTCTGATATTTACCAACCAAACAGGAGGACCTGTTGACTCAAAAAATCTCAACACAAGGACCTTTAAAGCCGCATTGAAAAAAGCCGGACTTCCTATGATGAAGTTCCATAATCTGCGGCATTCTGTCCTAACAATTTTGGCTGAGTCAAATGAAGATCCCAATGCCATCTGCGACATGGCACGACATGCAGATATCAACTTTATGAAGCGAACATATATTCATAAAAATGTTGAAGCTCAGCGAGGAGCGGCCGAAAAACTTGAGGAGCTTGTTGCCAATAGCTCACCTGTCAAGTCACTTTCAAAACGGAAAACTGAAAATAAAATATAA
- a CDS encoding type II toxin-antitoxin system RelE/ParE family toxin, whose amino-acid sequence MYELIVSELAHQDLDNIVSYIAIQLVNPTAAGDFLDEVAKCYGYLKSNPMMYAKCQDKRLEEKGYRKALIKNYVLVYKINETSKTVSILRFFYSAQDYVKLI is encoded by the coding sequence ATGTATGAATTGATTGTTTCGGAGCTTGCACATCAAGATTTGGACAATATCGTTTCATATATTGCCATCCAGTTGGTCAATCCAACGGCAGCGGGGGATTTCCTTGATGAAGTGGCAAAATGTTATGGCTATCTGAAGAGCAATCCGATGATGTATGCGAAGTGTCAAGATAAGCGGTTGGAGGAAAAAGGTTATCGTAAGGCATTGATTAAGAATTATGTACTTGTCTACAAAATCAATGAAACTTCCAAAACCGTCAGCATTCTACGCTTCTTCTACAGTGCACAGGACTATGTAAAGCTAATATAA